The Triplophysa rosa linkage group LG15, Trosa_1v2, whole genome shotgun sequence genome has a segment encoding these proteins:
- the lats1 gene encoding serine/threonine-protein kinase LATS1, with the protein MKRTEKPEGYRQMRPKTFPASNCSGNSQQMLQEIRESLRNLSRPSDAVKADMNAGKGSLDDPRQQGRSTNPKNPHHRALQEIRESLMPFAINKRMLQELQDAGFDEELVVHALKQTDSRSVEAAVDYISKNFQVPLREQIPAAAVRPVNSALKQAGPSQGQQPVLRRPSWKGSKESLAPQRHSALLTDGIIYRPSSPGPQGDLTRPANFPQNLSRQVRSITPPPSSWDSNNSQHKRGSGNLDYLVPRISPVPQGPRPDSYINPPSQAQRGLSPVPVGRQPIIMQNSGGSKFTFPPSWPQNGNVQSDYAGSRQPPPPPYAMHQSNRQSPTALQVQSSAAAPSNGSNLPPSMLVPNRNSHNLDMYNLGVMPQVRQPVQQPQTSPGHNGKQEVPPLWPHSVPGRSNSFTNAQSSGRQCLSSQPSATTVATTVTTITQAPILQPVKSMRVQKPELHTAVAPTHPPWVQQPAPPPNVYQEPVTAPEVPSYQGPPPPYPKYLLQQPPPPGYDSSPAPKPSSKEEDGPENHADSTCSSERAESSEEREKKQITTSPVPVRRNKRDEDRKGESRLPVYSVQAFKFFMEQHVENILKNHQQRNRRKKQLESEMQRVGLSGDAQEQMRMMLCQKESNYIRLKRAKMDKSMFEKIKTLGIGAFGEVCLARKVDTGALYAMKTLRKKDVLLRNQVAHVKAERDILAEADNEWVVRLYYSFQDKDNLYFVMDYIPGGDMMSLLIRMGIFQEDLARFYIAELTCAVESVHKMGFIHRDIKPDNILIDRDGHIKLTDFGLCTGFRWTHDSKYYQSGDHVRQDSMDFSKEWEDPANCRCGDRLKPLERRAARQHQRCLAHSLVGTPNYIAPEVLLRTGYTQLCDWWSVGVILYEMLVGQPPFLATTPLETQMKVINWQTMLHIPTQAKLSPEATDLILKLCRGPEDRLGKNRADEIKAQPFFKTIDFSTDLRQQHHAPYIPKITHCTDTSNFDPVDPDKLWSDDADGNHNDTLNRWFKNGKHPEHAFYEFTFRRFFDDNGHPYSCPKPIESEGYGTEDDEPVDSSKGLGAEQGRDLVYV; encoded by the exons ATGAAGAGGACCGAGAAACCCGAGGGATACAGACAGATGCGACCCAAGACGTTTCCTGCAAGCAACTGCAGTGGGAACAGTCAACAGATGCTGCAGGAGATCCGGGAGAGCCTGCGGAACCTCTCCCGGCCGTCGGACGCCGTCAAGGCCGACATGAACGCCGGGAAGGGTTCCCTGGACGATCCCCGACAACAGGGGCGCAGTACCAACCCCAAAAACCCCCATCACAGAGCCCTGCAGGAGATCCGCGAATCTCTGATGCCGTTTGCCATCAACAAGCGCATGCTGCAGGAGCTACAAGATGCAGGTTTTGATGAG gAGCTGGTGGTTCATGCtctgaaacagacagacagtcgCAGCGTGGAGGCGGCTGTGGACTACATCAGTAAAAACTTCCAGGTACCTTTGAGGGAACAGATCCCTGCCGCTGCCGTGCGTCCGGTAAACTCGGCTTTAAAACAAGCAG GTCCATCTCAAGGTCAGCAGCCAGTGTTGCGACGGCCAAGCTGGAAAGGCTCTAAGGAATCACTGGCCCCACAGCGGCACAGCGCTCTGCTAACTGATGGCATAATATACCGCCCGAGTAGCCCAGGACCTCAGGGTGACCTCACACGACCCGCAAACTTCCCTCAAAATCTCTCACGCCAAGTACGCAGCATCACCCCTCCTCCCTCCTCGTGGGACTCCAATAACTCACAACACAAGCGCGGTTCTGGGAACCTCGATTATCTAGTTCCCCGGATCTCCCCCGTGCCTCAGGGACCCCGGCCCGACAGCTACATTAACCCTCCTTCCCAGGCTCAGCGAGGCCTCAGTCCAGTGCCGGTGGGTCGGCAGCCCATCATCATGCAGAACTCCGGGGGAAGTAAATTCACTTTCCCCCCATCCTGGCCTCAGAATGGCAACGTACAGAGTGATTATGCAGGCAGCCGACAGCCGCCCCCTCCTCCGTATGCCATGCACCAGTCGAACAGACAGAGTCCCACGGCTCTGCAGGTGCAGTCCAGCGCAGCCGCACCCTCAAACGGATCCAACCTTCCCCCGAGTATGCTGGTCCCCAACCGCAACAGTCACAACCTTGATATGTACAACCTTGGAGTGATGCCCCAGGTCAGACAGCCCGTGCAGCAGCCTCAGACATCCCCTGGACATAACGGTAAACAGGAAGTTCCTCCGTTATGGCCACACAGTGTCCCAGGACGTTCAAACTCCTTCACCAACGCCCAGTCCAGTGGCAGGCAATGTCTCAGCTCTCAGCCGTCCGCCACTACCGTCGCCACCACTGTCACCACCATTACGCAAGCTCCCATCCTGCAGCCGGTAAAGAGCATGCGCGTGCAGAAGCCGGAGCTGCACACCGCTGTGGCCCCAACGCACCCGCCCTGGGTGCAGCAGCCGGCTCCTCCGCCAAACGTCTATCAAGAACCGGTGACTGCACCCGAAGTCCCAAGTTACCAAGGCCCACCCCCTCCTTACCCTAAATACCTGCTCCAGCAGCCACCTCCGCCAGGGTATGACTCAAGCCCCGCTCCCAAACCCAGCAGCAAAGAAGAGGACGGGCCGGAAAACCACGCCGACAGCACCTGCTCCAGCGAACGTGCCGAGAGCTCGGAGGAACGCGAGAAGAAACAGATCACGACGTCTCCTGTACCTGTGCGTCGTAATAAACGGGATGAGGATCGTAAAGGGGAAAGTCGGCTTCCCGTGTACTCCGTGCAGGCCTTTAAGTTCTTCATGGAGCAGCATGTGGAGAACATATTGAAGAATCACCAGCAGaggaacagaaggaagaaacaGCTGGAGAGCGAGATGCAACGG GTGGGGCTGTCGGGCGATGCGCAGGAGCAGATGCGCATGATGCTGTGCCAAAAAGAGTCCAACTACATCCGTCTCAAGCGTGCCAAAATGGACAAATCCATGTTCGAGAAGATCAAGACTCTGGGAATCGGAGCGTTCGGCGAGGTGTGCTTGGCACGGAAAGTGGACACGGGAGCGCTGTACGCCATGAAGACCCTCCGTAAAAAAGACGTGCTGTTGAGGAACCAGGTGGCGCACGTGAAAGCAGAGAGAGATATTCTCGCTGAAGCAGACAACGAGTGGGTAGTCCGCTTGTACTACTCTTTCCAGGATAAGGATAACTTGTATTTTGTCATGGACTACATCCCCGGTGGAGATATGATGAGTCTGCTGATCAGGATGGGCATATTCCAAGAGGACTTGGCCCGGTTTTACATCGCAGAACTTACATGTGCTGTGGAAAGTGTCCACAAAATGGGTTTCATCCACCGAGACATCAAACCAGACAACATTCTGATAGATCGGGACGGACACATCAAACTGACGGACTTTGGCCTGTGCACGGGGTTCCGCTGGACGCACGACTCCAAATACTACCAGAGTG GTGATCACGTGCGTCAGGACAGTATGGACTTCAGTAAGGAATGGGAGGATCCCGCTAACTGCCGCTGTGGAGATCGACTGAAGCCGCTGGAGCGAAGAGCAGCTCGACAACATCAGCGCTGTCTGGCACATTCACTCGTGGGAACACCAAATTACATCGCACCCGAGGTTCTTCTGCGCACGG GTTACACACAGCTGtgtgattggtggagtgttggtGTTATCCTCTATGAGATGTTGGTCGGTCAGCCTCCTTTCCTGGCAACGACTCCTCTTGAGACCCAGATGAAG GTAATCAACTGGCAGACGATGCTACACATCCCCACGCAAGCCAAGCTGAGTCCAGAGGCTACCGATCTCATCCTCAAGCTCTGCCGTGGCCCAGAGGACCGGCTCGGGAAAAACAGAGCCGACGAGATCAAAGCCCAGCCCTTCTTCAAGACCATCGACTTCTCCACGGACCTCAGGCAGCAACACCACGCGCCTTACATACCCAAAATCACACACTGCACCGACACCTCCAACTTCGACCCCGTGGACCCTGACAAACTGTGGAGCGACGACGCCGACGGCAATCACAACGACACGCTCAACCGCTGGTTTAAGAACGGCAAGCACCCGGAGCACGCCTTCTACGAGTTCACCTTCCGCCGATTCTTTGACGATAACGGCCACCCGTACAGCTGTCCCAAACCCATCGAAAGTGAGGGATACGGTACGGAGGACGACGAGCCTGTCGACTCTTCTAAAGGGCTGGGGGCGGAGCAGGGGCGGGATCTGGTGTATGTTTAG
- the LOC130565474 gene encoding tripartite motif-containing protein 16-like yields the protein MAEASISEDHFMCSVCLDLLKDPVTVPCGHTYCMRCVTDCWNREDQTGIYSCPQCRQTFSPRPVLRKNVMFAEMMEKLKKTEVRCAVSDHCSAGPADVECDVCTGRKHKAIQSCLLCLNSYCQTHLEQHQNLFRGKRHDLIDATAPLHDVICPRHDKILDIYCRTDQKLICTLCIDEHKNHEKVSSAAAWTEKQSQFGERKNQLQQQIQKRQKDLQKIKDAVDSHKWCAQTAVEDCEMMFTELISSIERRRSEVTQLIRDQETAAVSRAEGLLERLKQEMDDLRRRDAELEKLSHTHHHIHLLQSFQSLSAPPEAPDDISVTFLFSFDAVRESVRQPRDKLQDFCTQHMRKISDSLQLTLDLNTVNKELCLSEDNREITNTLTQHQYPDHPDRFDARQVLCRESVCGRCYWENEWTGKVVEISVSYKSIRRKGRGDESKFGSNDQSWSLICCDSS from the exons ATGGCAGAAGCGAGTATTTCAGAGGATCACttcatgtgttcagtgtgtctGGATCTGCTGAAGGATCCTGTGACTGTTCCCTGTGGACACACTTACTGCATGAGATGCGTCACGGACTGCTGGAATCGAGAAGATCAGACGGGAATCTACAGCTGCCCTCAGTGCAGACAAACCTTCAGTCCAAGACCTGTTTTAAGGAAGAATGTGATGTTTGCTGAGATGATGGAGAAACTGAAGAAGACTGAAGTCAGATGTGCTGTTTCTGATCACTGTTCCGCTGGACCTGCAGATGTGGAGTGTGACGTCTGTACTGGAAGAAAACACAAAGCCATCCAATCCTGTCTGCTGTGTCTCAACTCTTACTGTCAAACTCATCTTGAGCAACACCAGAATCTCTTCAGAGGTAAAAGACACGACCTGATAGACGCCACTGCACCACTTCATGACGTGATCTGCCCTCGACATGACAAGATTCTGGACATTTACTGTCGCACGGATCAGAAGCTTATATGTACTCTGTGTATAGATGAACACAAAAACCACGAGAAAGTTTCATCTGCAGCAGCATGGACGGAGAAACAG AGTCAGTTTGGAGAAAGAAAGAATCAACTTCAGCAGCAGATCCAGAAGAGACAGAAAGACCTTCAGAAGATCAAAGATGCTGTGGACTCTCACAAG tggtgTGCACAGACAGCAGTGGAGGACTGTGAGATGATGTTCACTGAACTGATCTCATCCATTGAGAGAAGACGTTCTGAGGTGACGCAGCTGATCAGAGATCAGGAGACGGCTGCAGTGAGTCGAGCTGAAGGACTCTTGGAGCGACTGAAGCAGGAGATGGATGATCTGAGGAGGAGAGACGCTGAGCTGGAGAagctttcacacacacatcatcacatccaTTTGCTGCAG AGTTTTCAGTCTCTCTCTGCACCACCTGAAGCTCCGGACGACATCAGTGTGactttcctcttttcttttgatgCTGTGAGAGAATCTGTCCGTCAGCCGAGAGACAAACTGCAGGATTTCTGCACACAGCACATGAGAAAGATCTCcg ATTCTCTTCAGTTGACTCTGGATCTAAACACGGTGAATAAAGAGCTCTGTCTGTCTGAGGACAACAGAGAGATTACAAACACTCTCACACAGCATCAGTATCCTGATCATCCGGACAGATTTGATGCGCgtcaggtgttgtgtagagagagtgtgtgtggacGCTGTTACTGGGAGAATGAGTGGACTGGTAAAGTTGTGGAGATATCAGTGTCATATAAGAGCATCAGGAGGAAGGGACGGGGTGATGAGAGTAAGTTTGGAAGTAATGATCAGTCCTGGAGTTTGATCTGCTGTGACTCCAGTTAA
- the lyrm2 gene encoding LYR motif-containing protein 2, whose protein sequence is MAASRLPPDALTLKQFLQRQRVLGMYRDLLRSIRKVPNESDRRYLRDWAREEFKRNKSETDQDVVRMMITQAHNHLEGLRKSLALAGC, encoded by the exons ATGGCCGCCTCTAGGTTACCACCAGACGCTCTGACTCTCAAACAG TTTTTACAGAGGCAGAGAGTTTTAGGAATGTACAGAGATTTGCTTCGATCCATCCGCAAAGTACCGAATGAATCCGACCGCAGATATCTGAGAGACTGGGCCAGAGAAGAGTTCAAGAGGAACAAGAGCGAAACAGATCAG GATGTCGTCCGTATGATGatcacacaagcacacaatcaTCTGGAGGGTTTAAGAAAATCTCTGGCTTTGGCTGGATGCTGA